The following are from one region of the Biomphalaria glabrata chromosome 4, xgBioGlab47.1, whole genome shotgun sequence genome:
- the LOC129925819 gene encoding interferon-related developmental regulator 1-like, protein MPKNKVNKKRGGGKSQDGATMPPPRQRNEDDDDESLDQWSTQSVLSENSSCPGSITGEESSEETSQQEMFEEKFSEFMDGLLEKSVKSRMTALQGIQKSLQKKYVAEYLLDRKETLTENLVKCLRKSKGEELELVAACLSLVSVQLGSEACSLFECIQPVLTTLMTDNSTPYKSRGACATTLATCCFLSSDDLEKAKSLTNALEDIFCLGYGKGENSPSVTPELSWLMGQALSAWCLLLTVAPQYEVQTHIMKHLGLLQDLLKNADVDLRITAGEAVALLYELARETNEEFEHEDETSLFELLKQLATDSVKHRAKKDRRQQRSCFRDIQRYIVDFECTCETVKLGKENVLELNSWAQRRQYDTFCHVLMTGTSVHMKMNPILRDMFDLGVPGVDDYSHTRSLSKAQRTFINAAAFKARTKARAKHRDKRAVTANGF, encoded by the exons ATGCCCAAGAATAAAGTAAACAAGAAAAGAGGAG GAGGGAAATCTCAGGATGGAGCCACAATGCCACCGCCTCGCCAGagaaatgaagatgatgatgatgaaagtTTGGATCAATGGAGTACTCAGAGTGTTTTGTCAGAGAATTCAAGTTGTCCAGGCTCAA TTACAGGTGAAGaatcttctgaagaaacatctcaGCAAGAAATGTTTGAAGAGAAATTTTCAGAGTTTATGGATGGTCTTCTAGAAAAAAG TGTCAAGTCACGTATGACTGCTTTACAGGGTATCCAGAAATCACTGCAGAAAAAATATGTTGCTGAATATCTGCTTGACAG aaAAGAAACACTGACAGAGAACCTTGTAAAATGTCTGCGCAAGAGTAAAGGTGAAGAGCTAGAGTTGGTAGCAGCTTGCTTAAGCTTAGTCTCTGTCCAGCTGGGTTCTGAGGCCTGCTCCTTGTTTGAGTGTATACAGCCAGTTCTTACTACCTTGATGACTGACAATTCAACACCTTACAAGTCAAGAGGGGCGTGTGCAACAACACTAGCTACTTGCTGCTTTCTTAGTTCTGATGATCTTGAG AAAGCCAAATCTTTGACCAATGCCCTTGAAGACATTTTTTGCCTGGGCTATGGCAAGGGAGAGAATTCCCCAAGTGTTACACCTGAGCTGAGCTGGTTGATGGGTCAAGCTTTGAGTGCATGGTGTCTTCTGTTAACTGTAGCACCCCAATATGAAGTCCAGACACACATAATGAA ACACCTGGGCTTACTGCAAGATCTACTTAAAAATGCTGACGTTGACCTCAGAATTACAGCTGGAGAAGCAGTTGCACTGTTGTATGAATTGGCAAGAGAAACCAATGAG GAGTTTGAACATGAAGACGAGACAAGCCTATTCGAACTATTGAAACAGCTGGCCACAGACTCAGTAAAACACAGAGCAAAAAAAGACCGCCGCCAACAAAGATCATGCTTTAGGGACATACAGCGCTATATTGTT GATTTTGAATGTACCTGTGAGACCGTGAAGCTAGGCAAGGAGAATGTTCTGGAGTTGAATAGTTGGGCACAGAGACGACAATATGACACATTCTGTCATGTGTTGATGACAGGCACTTCCGTGCACATGAAG ATGAATCCTATCTTACGTGACATGTTTGATCTTGGAGTACCAGGGGTAGATGACTACAGCCACACGAGGTCCCTTTCCAAAGCACAAAGG acATTCATTAACGCTGCTGCCTTTAAAGCCAGGACTAAAGCTCGTGCAAAACACAGAGATAAAAGGGCAGTTACTGCAAATGGTTTTTAG